In a single window of the Ruminococcus albus 7 = DSM 20455 genome:
- a CDS encoding LysR family transcriptional regulator: MTLQQLKYVITVVNCGSLSEGAKQLYISQPSLSNAIKELEKELGIEIFRRTPRGMTLSSDGSEFLSYARQVVEQAELLEARYSSGQKIKRICSISTQHYAFAVEAFVKMLSELDRESYEYTLRETRTGEIIDDVKNLNSEVGVLFINDFNRKVILKLLKENGLTFHPLFRVEPHVFISKDHPLAGEKIVTCSQLEDYPFVCFEQGQLNSFYFSEEILSTRTFKKQIHVSDRATLFNLLGGLNGYTISSGVLGGDINSGTITAVPLETDEDMLIGWIENVRAGLSAAAKLYVSTLRQVISGYGFELIDKNNT; this comes from the coding sequence ATGACCCTGCAACAGCTGAAATATGTTATAACCGTGGTCAACTGCGGCTCCCTCAGCGAGGGTGCAAAGCAGCTGTATATATCCCAGCCTAGCCTATCGAATGCCATAAAGGAGCTTGAAAAAGAACTCGGCATCGAGATATTCCGCCGCACCCCAAGAGGTATGACCCTCTCCTCAGACGGAAGCGAGTTCCTCAGCTATGCCAGACAGGTGGTCGAGCAGGCTGAACTCCTTGAAGCCCGTTATTCCAGCGGACAGAAGATAAAGCGTATATGCTCCATATCCACCCAGCACTATGCATTCGCCGTTGAAGCCTTCGTAAAAATGCTCTCCGAGCTTGACCGCGAAAGCTATGAATACACCCTGCGCGAAACACGTACAGGCGAGATCATAGATGATGTGAAAAATCTCAACAGCGAAGTCGGTGTACTGTTTATAAACGACTTCAACCGCAAGGTCATACTGAAACTGCTGAAAGAGAACGGACTCACCTTCCACCCGCTTTTCCGAGTGGAGCCCCATGTTTTCATAAGCAAGGATCACCCCCTTGCCGGCGAGAAGATCGTCACCTGCAGCCAGCTTGAGGACTACCCCTTCGTGTGCTTTGAACAGGGTCAGCTGAACTCTTTCTATTTTTCCGAGGAGATACTCAGCACCCGTACCTTTAAAAAGCAGATACACGTCAGCGACCGCGCCACACTTTTCAACCTTCTTGGCGGGCTTAACGGATATACCATATCAAGCGGTGTGCTGGGCGGCGATATCAACAGCGGTACCATAACCGCAGTCCCTCTTGAGACCGATGAGGATATGCTCATCGGCTGGATAGAGAACGTCCGCGCAGGTCTTTCCGCCGCCGCAAAGCTTTATGTAAGCACCCTCAGACAAGTTATCTCTGGCTACGGCTTCGAGCTTATCGACAAGAACAATACCTGA
- a CDS encoding YfhO family protein — protein sequence MEKTKPKLPAALLTVLSAPLLIMAVILYAYKLDGAYPFGHGTVAWCDMVQQVIPLLIDFKDILAGKDGVFLNLNNAAGMDMWAVIFFFLASPFSFLAAFVKKTDMLYFANILVMLKLMVCGGTASLYLYKTFRKLSPVWVTALGILYGLSGYGLMYYQNVIWLDMMYLFPLLLLSLDMLFEKKRVTPYTLVLAAMMTINYYIGYMAVIFIMLFTGISLTAVRREKTGGDTAVRFIFGSFTAALMTAVVWLPSLLQYTKSGRVKEEFFSSVKSAGFITTYETTLPTVLCSAFVLTAAVFFTCDGRPRSKKLNRLLLLSLLTLIPIIAEPVNLMWHTGSYMSFPSRFAFMTEFMLTVCTAMYLEDKDAQRCPPKNRLTDHTAVIIPLLAVLYIFIKILSDYADRHRDDACAYARTLWGDRESLKICITIFLMVSVMSTVLLILYRKGVLSTKTLALFCTALILCESLINTRIYLTSPVYINPGRAAEQNKVYDLADRIDDTDMFRVNTDGKLFYVNLVGALGYGSVSHYTSLNDQDYMYMMKRMGVSSNWMDVGSCGGTGLTDMLMSIKYRIVRGKADNAVYSNDDYSIVPNENYLPSGLILDDISSIEGDLPDIPRCDIQQFICDNTLSSDAVSVSTFEDTENGSGSYTVTADTTYEMTIDVFDRTALYFDAFDRPQVSLGSYIDGTFEVLVNGKTISGSYPDGEFNGLLKLGEFENEPVTVKARAKKDITLRSLGVAAINTNKLLAAAESAHTVNFTRKGGMLTGSINARGGEYCLINVPYTDGLKVRINGRSVPCVKVLGDLTAVQLSEGNNDITVTAMPKGFVPGLILTLIGTVLCALWHFVISKKLKVPEKPAKVLMWAVMAASAAVFAAVYILPVIINLTAKEV from the coding sequence ATGGAAAAAACAAAACCAAAACTGCCTGCCGCCCTGCTGACAGTACTGTCAGCACCGCTGCTTATAATGGCAGTAATACTTTACGCATATAAACTCGACGGTGCTTATCCTTTCGGACACGGCACTGTGGCATGGTGTGATATGGTGCAGCAGGTAATACCTCTGCTCATCGACTTCAAGGATATCCTGGCAGGCAAGGACGGAGTCTTCCTTAATCTCAATAACGCCGCAGGCATGGATATGTGGGCGGTGATATTCTTCTTTCTCGCAAGCCCTTTCTCGTTCCTTGCGGCATTTGTAAAAAAGACGGATATGCTTTACTTTGCAAATATCCTGGTAATGCTGAAGCTTATGGTATGCGGCGGCACCGCTTCCCTGTACCTTTATAAGACTTTCCGAAAACTCTCCCCGGTATGGGTGACGGCACTGGGCATACTTTACGGTCTCAGCGGCTACGGGCTCATGTACTACCAGAACGTGATATGGCTGGATATGATGTACCTTTTCCCTCTGCTGCTCCTGAGCCTTGATATGCTGTTTGAGAAAAAGCGCGTTACCCCCTACACACTTGTACTGGCAGCCATGATGACAATAAACTATTATATCGGCTATATGGCGGTCATATTCATCATGCTTTTCACAGGTATATCCCTTACCGCTGTGCGCCGTGAGAAAACAGGCGGAGATACAGCAGTGCGCTTTATATTCGGTTCTTTCACGGCAGCCCTTATGACAGCTGTGGTATGGCTGCCAAGCCTTCTGCAGTACACAAAAAGCGGCAGGGTCAAGGAGGAGTTTTTCAGTTCTGTAAAAAGCGCAGGCTTCATAACCACCTATGAGACCACCCTCCCCACCGTACTCTGCTCCGCATTCGTGCTGACGGCAGCGGTATTTTTCACCTGTGACGGCAGACCGCGCAGCAAAAAGCTGAACCGTCTGCTCCTCCTTTCCCTACTGACCCTCATACCTATAATAGCCGAGCCCGTGAACCTTATGTGGCACACAGGCAGCTATATGTCCTTCCCCTCAAGGTTCGCCTTTATGACTGAGTTCATGCTGACGGTATGCACAGCTATGTATCTCGAAGACAAGGACGCTCAGAGATGTCCCCCGAAAAACAGGCTGACCGACCACACAGCTGTCATAATACCCCTGCTGGCTGTACTGTATATATTCATAAAGATACTTTCTGACTATGCAGACCGTCACCGTGATGATGCCTGTGCGTATGCAAGAACACTCTGGGGCGACAGGGAATCGCTGAAAATATGCATCACAATATTCCTTATGGTATCTGTAATGAGTACGGTACTGCTCATCCTTTACCGCAAAGGTGTCCTCAGCACAAAGACCCTCGCGTTGTTCTGTACTGCCCTTATCCTCTGCGAATCACTTATAAACACCAGGATATATCTTACCTCTCCCGTATATATAAACCCCGGACGCGCCGCTGAACAGAACAAGGTCTATGACCTTGCTGACAGGATAGACGATACCGATATGTTCCGCGTAAATACGGACGGCAAGCTGTTCTATGTAAACCTCGTCGGCGCTCTCGGCTACGGCTCTGTAAGCCACTATACCTCACTCAACGACCAGGATTATATGTACATGATGAAGCGCATGGGAGTATCCTCAAACTGGATGGATGTGGGCAGCTGCGGCGGCACAGGGCTCACGGATATGCTAATGAGCATAAAGTACCGTATAGTCCGCGGCAAAGCCGATAACGCCGTATACTCCAACGATGATTACTCCATAGTGCCCAATGAGAACTACCTGCCGTCGGGACTTATACTTGATGACATATCCTCGATCGAAGGTGACCTCCCCGATATCCCGCGCTGTGATATACAGCAGTTCATATGCGATAATACCCTCTCATCCGATGCGGTATCCGTCAGCACCTTTGAAGACACCGAAAACGGCAGCGGCAGCTATACCGTCACTGCAGATACCACCTACGAAATGACTATCGACGTCTTTGACAGGACTGCACTTTACTTCGATGCCTTTGACCGTCCGCAGGTTTCCCTTGGCAGCTATATCGACGGTACTTTTGAAGTGCTAGTAAATGGCAAGACGATCTCGGGCAGCTATCCTGACGGTGAATTCAACGGCTTGCTGAAGCTCGGTGAATTCGAGAACGAACCCGTCACCGTAAAAGCCCGTGCCAAAAAGGATATTACCCTGAGATCGCTGGGTGTTGCCGCCATAAATACCAATAAACTCCTTGCTGCCGCCGAAAGCGCACATACCGTGAACTTCACCCGAAAAGGCGGTATGCTCACAGGCAGCATCAATGCCCGCGGCGGAGAGTACTGCCTGATAAACGTCCCCTATACCGACGGTCTGAAAGTCCGTATCAACGGAAGATCCGTCCCCTGTGTAAAAGTACTTGGCGACCTTACCGCAGTACAGCTTTCCGAAGGCAATAACGATATCACCGTTACCGCCATGCCCAAAGGCTTTGTACCGGGGCTTATCCTTACCCTTATCGGTACAGTCCTCTGCGCACTGTGGCACTTCGTCATAAGCAAGAAACTCAAAGTCCCCGAAAAGCCTGCAAAAGTGCTAATGTGGGCTGTAATGGCTGCAAGCGCAGCCGTGTTCGCGGCAGTGTATATACTGCCCGTGATCATAAACCTCACCGCAAAGGAAGTGTGA
- a CDS encoding peptidylprolyl isomerase, translated as MSDLKYYGMISALKAMALTVAVTLACGAFASCGSTDTDNGAKASDRKDASVQTIDSSADTVTTGDEDISENSFVITLREDKAPITCKNFKKLVNSGFYDGLTFHRVIDGFMAQGGDPEGNGTGGSGENIKGEFDSNGVENDLKHVRGTVSMARSQDPDSASSQFFICYDDCAALDGDYAAFGQVTEGMEVVDRFLNVERTMGQDGQISSPVTPITITDAEMLSSDADGHDRAIFTVEFSEEQ; from the coding sequence ATGAGTGATCTGAAATATTACGGTATGATCTCAGCGCTGAAAGCTATGGCGCTGACAGTGGCAGTGACACTTGCCTGCGGTGCGTTCGCATCCTGCGGCAGCACAGACACTGATAATGGCGCTAAGGCATCTGACAGAAAGGATGCTTCGGTACAGACTATCGACAGCAGCGCTGACACAGTCACTACAGGTGACGAGGATATCTCGGAGAACAGCTTTGTTATAACCCTGCGTGAGGACAAAGCACCTATCACCTGCAAGAATTTTAAAAAGCTGGTAAACAGCGGTTTCTATGACGGACTGACATTCCATAGGGTGATCGACGGGTTCATGGCACAGGGCGGTGACCCCGAGGGCAACGGTACAGGCGGCTCGGGTGAGAACATCAAGGGCGAGTTTGACAGCAACGGTGTTGAAAACGACCTGAAGCACGTAAGAGGAACGGTATCCATGGCGAGATCACAGGATCCCGACAGCGCTTCGAGCCAGTTCTTTATCTGCTATGATGACTGCGCTGCACTTGACGGTGATTATGCTGCATTCGGACAGGTGACGGAGGGCATGGAGGTAGTTGACAGGTTCCTGAACGTTGAAAGGACTATGGGACAGGATGGACAGATATCTTCTCCCGTAACACCCATAACCATAACCGATGCGGAAATGCTATCTTCAGATGCTGACGGTCATGACAGAGCGATATTTACTGTGGAATTTTCAGAGGAGCAGTAA